CAAGGACTTGTTACGGATGCTAATGGGACCAAAGTTGCATTCTTGATGGGAAAGTGGGACGAGAGCATGTCTTGCATCATTGGTGATGATGCTTCTAAAGTGAACTCCCGTAATGCAAATCAGAGTACGGGTGCCACTTTATTGTGGGAGAAAAATGTGCCTCCAGCCAATCCCACTCGATATAACCTGTCATCATTTGCAATCACTTTGAACGAGTTGACACCAGGTCTTAAGGTATGCGCAAAGCATATAATTCGCCTATTGTTAGTTTTTTGTAGTGCAAAGCCTAACGTACTATTTGATGATTTGTTAAGGAGAAGCTTCCACCAACGGATTCAAGACTCAGGCCAGATCAGCGGCATCTAGAGAATGGGGAGTACGAAAAGGCTAACTCTGAAAAATTGCGCCTGGAGACGAGGCAGAGGATGGTAAGTATTCTTGTTCTAAAAAtttccttaattttttttatcacagtTTTTAAATTCTTACCTGCTTCACTGTACTCGTACATCGAACTACACTGAATTTTATGGTCTTTTATCACTGCACTTTTATATATGTCCACCATCTGATGGGAGTGAATCACTGCCCCGGAGAATCTTGATTCTCGTTACAAAGTGCAGCCAGAACACCTATTTCCTTCATGGAAAAATGCAGTTATTATCTGCTCTAACTGCAGCGGTTATCTCTTCCTCTACAGGCAAGGAAGATGCAGGAGAGTGGTTGGAAGCCAAGATGGTTCCAAAGGGACACAGAGGATGGAACATTCCGTTATGTCGGAGGTTACTGGGAGGCAAGGGAGCAGAGGAAATGGGTTGGTTGCAATGACATATTCGGCAATAATGTGTCCACTCTTTGCACCAGCGCAAGTATATAGAGAAACTTCTGTTTAGTAGTCGTTGACACCCCATTAATTATTGAAGACGGTACATAGTTGATCGGCTGCTCCCGTTGCTACCATGCAAACAAGAGCTAACATGCTCTCCTCTTGTCATATAGAAACACTGGGACATTTATGTGGATACTGGGATACTTAACTGTGAGGCCTGCTAGCTAACAATGTTGTTATTACTCTCAGTGATATCCATTTTTTCAATCTTTGTACTGTTCCACAGAGATACTGAGTTATATACTTGGTTCCTAATTGTAATTGATCATGTAAGCTTCTATGCTCATGGTCATGGATAATGGACGTTCATCTTTCTTTTTTGACCTCTGTGCCAAGCCAGGCGAGTAATCTTGTCCTGTATAGAAATGCCAAATTAATATATTCAATTTCCTGTTACGATTTACGAATATCAAAATGCTCAGATTAATTAAGATGCTAATACATTGATATTTACGGGTTTTTTTCTTCATGCTTAATATAGACGGGATCGTGTGTCGGGGATGGATCCAACATCAAGCTAGAGGGGTTTATCTTCCTTATCCAGCCATCCctacccttcttcctcctcttcttatTACACAAATCGATATAACAGAATATGTAATAACTCTTTGCTCCCTCTTAGGAAAATCTTAAGTAAATTAAAGGACTTATGCAATACTAATCTACTTCGTATAGCACATCTCACAACACTAGTCCAAACtattaatatgttttaaaacttataaatatttttataaattacactatattttatatattattgTCGTGATCTCTGGACACGGACAAAGTTGGAGGATAGACGGGAAAGTACGAATTCTCGTCTATCCTGAGAGTGAGCTCAAAAGACAAATGCCAAAAGTGAGTAAAAGTATTTTTCTCTACTGATATGCTCCTTGTTAAAGGATCTTGGTTGGTTTAAATAGTGCTCAGCCGTGTACTCAAGATTTACAAGTTTGCCATTGCAGGATTATATGAAGTTATCATATTACCCTTAGGGGCATATTGGTACATTTCAGTCGTCTCGACATCTAGTGCCAGCTGGTGAGAGCAATTGAGGTGGTCCCCATAACACTTccctaaaatatattatttgttCGATGGTACTTTCCCTTAACTTTGATTGCCCGAGTTGAACACCCGTGCTTGGACTCGAACAAGCTCTCCCACCTTTTGGCTCCTCGTCACTTCATTTGCTTTAGCCAATGAACCTGCTCAAATACAATGTCACTAGTGATGTTAGGTCAAGCCAAGCAAACTTACTCGAACACATTTTCCTTGGAACAAGCGCTCTTAGGCAAATGCAAATTCCTGGTCAGAAGCTGATGCAGATGGGAATTTTATTCGAGCAAATAGTCGCTCGAATCCAATTTCCTCGCTACCCATGTTTTCGGCCGAGCATGGGGATGGTGTTCAGCCCCGCTACAACAATTATAATATTAATTAgacatttatttatttgtttgtaTTAGAAATTTAGGTGGTTTTCATGTTCCTAGGAATATTTGTCTCTATATTAGTGTCCGGTCGTATTCTATCTTTATTTCTATTCGAGATAACTTTTATTTGTTTTCGTATCTGAGCTATCcgtatttgttttttatatcCGATAAAAATACGAAAACAAATATGAGATATGCGTATTATTCGTCCTCATCCGCTCCATTTTCATCAGTATCCAATGTGCCCTCGCTGCTACCGTTGCTTAGCTAGTTCATCTAGGCTGCTTTCGTTTGTGACGGTTGGGAACATTCCCCTCCGGCACGAAAAACAAAGCAgttcattagcgcatgattaattaagtattagttaaaaaacttgaaaatggattaatttgatttttaaatcatcttttctataattttttttaaaaaaatagacagACTGTttatttgtttaaaaaatatgtacgCAGAAAACGAAAGAGGGGAGCAGGAACTCTAAGGGCCgttttggtttgataccaaAAACACACCCTACCAATTTATTGGCAAATTGAATAGTATGTGTGTtattttggattgaagccaaatatttggtagttcCCTTATACTATTTGGTCATTTTCTAGAAGTTTCTTCACTGTACTATGAGAATTTGACTTTAtattggtagcaatccaaatggTAGCCAAATAATTttaccctaccaatattttggtagtgccaaattTTGCCTAgactttggcactaccaataaattggtagggtagagaaccaaacaagccctaagaAACGGAATCAGCCCTAATCAATCATATCTTCCTTTCTCGTGGGGCCTCTAATCATCTTCCTTTGGGATAGTGGTTGAGCAGCGGTTATCATGTAGTCGAGTCAGGTTAGGCCAAATCACACGTCGACCTTTGCGTACGTGTTGGGCCTCACCTGTGATGGACTGGGCCATGCTCAGCTTTCATTTGGGCCGCCTCGATCGGCTACTTTGGTTTAGCTGAGCCGGTCAAGTGGGTTCGGGGTTTTCTTCTCCGAACCCTTAAATTTTTgggtttgttggaaccatgccaccctaattttgtaaaatttgagatatgccacccgtatctcaatgacatgtaggacccacatgagtcaatgacatgtgggtcagggtgacatatcacaaattttataaaatttatgtggcatggttcaaattttctctaaatttttctctTCTTTCGTTGGCAGCATGCAGATGAGCTGCCGATCCAGCCACCTTGGAGGCTTCCAGACAGTTCGATCGAGCCGCCCTTAATTAGCTCATGAACCTCTCGTAACAATATTTATTAATGCCACTAAAACTGATCGATATATGATCTCTTTgccttttgcttgctttaattCCAAGTGCCTCGTGATCTTCGTGATACTTACAAGAAGATCGATGAGGTGTGATCTTCCACTTCGCTTCCCGTGTTCCTCGTAATGCATGGTATGAGGCGTGGTATATttataaatgaaaaataatttataaataaaatttttatatacgtgttctagCTATCTAAAAGTacaggctgaaaaataaacttcgttgaaaaaaaaactaaaatcaactataaatttaaagttaaaaatttaaattttaactgatGAGGCCGGAGGATCGAGAGGATGATGATGAGTACTGGAGAGAGCACTACGTCCATCGATCGAGATCGCTTGCTTGCCATTGCatggcgtcgtcgccggtcgATCGAACAAATGGACCAATCAAACATAAAGAGCAGCAGCTAACACTGTTCCATATCAAAGGAAATCATGACCCACTGATTCAATCAATTTATGTGGAGTATACAGTACACACACATTTCTCATATGAACAAAAACTTTTTTGTGTTTAATTTATTGATCAGATTGAGAGGTGCGCCCGCACCTCGCATATGCAGGAATTTCCTCCTGCCCTGCACACTATCAGTATAAAAGACGTATAAACATATACATCAGTAATACACTTTGTGGCAAATTATACATTGCCGTATAAATCTCCCCCTTCCCTACGTACGTATATATCTTCCTTCTACATACACCCCACGTACGTACACATTAATTAACTCCACGTAGTTATTACGtagttggttaattaattaattatacgtgCGATGAGAATACACCCAAATTATACCCGGCGAAATACGTCGAATACAAtacacgaagaagaagaagaagaagaagaagaagaagaagaagaagaagaagaaaaattcaaaatacaagaaaagaaaaaaccaaagtTATTACAAGGACGACGTACATACACGACGCGTGCAGCTAACTGGTAGCTAGCTTGCGTATGTCATGCTGACGCATCGATCGGTCACTATTAGTGGCCGACGGCGATGGTCTCCTCGTCGGCGAGCTCGatgccggcgtcggcgaggcgCTTCTCCTTGTAGACGTACCCCctggcggcgacggtgaagaGGACGAGGTTGATGGCGCTGATGACGGCGAGCAGCCAGTAGAAGTAGTCGAGCCTGCCGTCGTCGAGGTTGTCGGcgagccagccgccgccgcgggcgccatGGCCGGTGACCTTGTGGACGATGGTGACGAGCAGCGTGCTGAAGAAGAAGCCGATGGCGCAGGTGCTGAGGAAGAGGCCCGTGCTCATGGTCTTCATCCCCTTGGGGCACTCGCGGAGGAAGAAGTCGAGCTGGCCCATGTAGGTgaacgcctcgccggcgccgacgaggaggaactGCGGCATGAGGAGGAACaccgtgggcgcggcggcggcggcggaggcggaggcggtggcgcggtggcgctcgacggccgcggcgacggccatgccggcgatggagagggagaggcccACGAAGACGCGCTGGAGCGGGGTGAGGCCGTGCGGGTTGGCCGTGGCGCGGCGCGCGACGGGGACGACGAGGCGGTCGTAGAAGGGGACGGTGAGGAGGATGGAGGCGATGAGGAAGACGGTGAGGGAGCCCGCCGGGATGAGgaagccgccggcgaggcggcggtccatgAGCTCGGCCTGCGCGACGGCGAAGGTGGTCATCTGGGCGTGGATGGTCCAGAACATGATGGTGGTCGCCCAGATGGGGAGCATCCGCACCACCTGCTTCACCTCCTCCACGTCCGTCCTCGTGCACAGCCTCCActtgctcgccgtcgccggcgactccGCCGCCGACCTGTCGATGATCGCCGCATGGTCCAGGAACCTGCACCCATATTACAAACCAAACACGTCAATGATTATTACCTTGGTGGTTCTAACGGTCAAAAATAAGTAATTTTCTTGTGGTGTTTCTTGGCAGCCAAAGTAAGATATATTCTTATCGGTCCAAACCGACAAAGTTATAAAGTtcgtaatatttttaatttgctTAGTGGTCCgactaacaaaaaaatattctcTTATGGTTAGCAGCCAACAAATATGAATATCCCTAGACGGCCGATAGAATAATGAATTTTGGCGGTTTTCATGTTATACTTGATGGTTTTTGACCACCAAAAAATTACGGATTATTGTAGTGCTACTTCAGATCATCAGGTGACATCAACTAGATTATAGATTATTCTCATCTTGTCATGTTATTTTTCCAAAGGCAGAAATGGATGAATCAAATATTAAAAACCTAAAAAATGCATTTAAATTTTGAGATGAGTTAGAATTGTGTTAGCTAAGATAAACCACACAATGTTTATTCATGGATGCGGATTCTTCGACTTAAGTTACTTAATTTTGAGTCGCTGACATATAAATTTACTTTGCTACAGTCTCATACATTAGTGAtctaacagtttttttttcttttgcgggAAGATCTAATAGTCACTGGACTTAAGTAAGAGGAAGGTATAGTAGGCGCGTGCAAACAAGGGAGCAGCCATGCGCACGTAGCAGCGCGGTAGCTACCGCCACTGCAAGATCCAAGTCTTTGTAGcggccggtgtgtcgtacgtaCGTTGCATCACGCAGACGCAAAGAGCTAGATGAGggtttttttttgcgggaagAGCTAGATGAGTTGAGATAGGCAAGAGGGAGAAGTTCCAAGCAGCTGATCAATCACACGCACACGGGCGTGCGTGCGTATGCAGCGCCGCGTCGCATGTGATATTTGTCACGCGAGATGCTGCCGCGACCCGTGACCAAGGCAGGTTCAGGGCTCTGCTAGTTTCCACTGGAGAAAGGAGGAATTTGTTGGGAGAATAGCTGAAGCTATCGGTCACTGGGTCGCGGCACATGCAAATGCATCTTCGTGTTTGTACATGTACTGGCTAATAAGCCACTGTGTTATGTACGCATGGGATGTCACtatgtggaggaggaggtgctacCTCGCCCAGTGCTCATCTTCACTTAGCAACTCCTACTCTGCTTTGGTTTTGATTCTGTGTGACTCGTCCATCGTATCATGCTAGAATCAATCTTGCCTCTACCGACTTTGTTAATGTTCAGGGTCAAAGGGCCTTTGCTTTCTGCACGTACTCCACTTTAATTTACTTATGGGCATGTGTATGTCGACTCTAGCTATATACCTGGCAGATGGCTGCGACCATACGTCGTTGGGACTGGGCTACTTATTAGGCTTCCTAAAAATAACTTGATTTGACCTACCTTAATGGTTTAGATATCTAGTAGTGCTGGTCCAAGTATATACACACCTACAGGCTTGCGAGACCGTATATCTATCTGTCTATATATGACAGTGAGTGGCTGGAGTGGTTTCAGCTGTCAAAATGAAGATGATTTTCTTAAGAGGGGTGTGGTTGCAAATGTCACAGCAACGGGCCAAACAGTGCGTGCCTCCAATCATGAACTCCCTGAATATACTCGCTCCATCTCGTAACATAGCAATCTAATACATGATGAaatatattctaatactataaatctgaacacaTTCGTAGTAATAGTATATGTCTCGTTCTCTACTCCTAGCTACTACTAAGTTgttatgggatggaggtagaATATATATTatgaatttaatttaatttcattCATTTTCCTACAACCTGGCTTGctatatatgctaaattaaAACTGACTACTAGTAGCACTATTACTAGATTTGTGTCAATGCGTGGCCCACATGAATGATGCATATGCATCTTGATCCTATATATAACTCGTTCAAATTAATTTCATCAAAATTCATCTGAACTTACCGGCTAGTTTTGTGTTGGGGTAATAATGTAAAAAAACTTTATCTGAATACTAAAGATGCAGAGTGGGTGGTGAACTTACCGGCACTCCTTGCTGTGTGGCATCCTCTGCTTGCCCTTGACgtcatggccggcggcggcggcgtcgtcgacgTCGTAGAGCATGTCTGGGTcggacggcagcggcagcgaccTCTTGctccaggcggcggcggtgacggcggcgacctGGGTGAGGGGGCTCCCCACCAGCTTCTTGAACCTGTACCTCCTGGTCCCGGAGAGGAacacggcgaggccggcgaggatGCCGGCGGCGCAGATGCCGTACCCCCACCGGCGTCCGACGTTGTCCTGCACGTACACCAGCACGGTGACGGCGAGCAGCGCGCCGAGGCTGACGAAGAAGTAGAACCAGTTGAAGAAGCgcatcatcttcttcctctcgccgtcgacgtcggaCTCGTCGAACTGGTCGGAGCCGAAGCCGGAGACGCTGGACTTGAGCCCCCCCGTGCCCAGCGCCGTCAGGTAGAGCCCCAGGTAGAGCACCCCGAGCTGCGTCCCGTCCGCCGCCACGCACTCCGCGCTCGCCCCCTTCGGGTCGCCGCACGCCGGCGGCCGCagccccggcgccgccgtggagaTCGTGAGTATCATCACGCCGGTGGCCTGGACGGCCTCGAAGATGGCGATGGTGAGGTAGCGGCCGAGGTAGGTGTCGGCGACGAAGCCGCCGAGGAGGCAGAGCATGAAGGAGGTGCCGATGAAGTTGGTGACcgtgttggcggcggcggcattgccgAGGTGCATCGTCCCGGTCATGTACGGCACCAGGTTGACGGCGATGCCCAGCGTCGTCATCCGCTCGAACAGCTCCGCCCCGAGGATCATCGCCGCGCAGCCCCACCCGCCGGTGgccgccctccccgccggcctccccttgTAGTCCCACGCGTCCGTCAGCGccttcccctccgccgccgtctccggcaaCACCATCGCCATATCAACAACaacaagctcgagctcgagacagagagagtaagacggcggcggcggtggtggtggtggtggccggcggcgatggatgCTGTGATGAAGCCACCGTGTCCGAGTGGTGGCCTTATATAGGCGGAGAGGGGGGTGGTGCATCGGGATTCGTGCACTGGGGGGTAATTATAGgtgtgattgattaattaagggagtaattaattaagagaaATAGTATCAAGTGGTGTTATGTGGGGGAATCAGTATCTCCTCCAATTTTCTAATTCTTTCTCCCATGACTCTGGCACTCGTTAATTTAATCGCTCTCGAGCAATTATTGAGTACGACTCGTTAATTGGTAGGATTAGTGGAGGATCAAATGCTGGATTAGGATTTACTACTTCTCCAGGATTTTCTTGACTAATTACAACACATGTGTGTGTTTGGTCAGAAAGTTGAGATGATGGCAGTTTCCCACAATGGACGGTTACAACGTTAATCTCAACTACCACAGTTTACACACTTGGAAAATTTGGAGAATACTTGTGGACAAACTGGATTTTGCAGTCAAGAGACGTTCTGAAACTAGGAGCAGATACAATTTTGATGGAACACAAGTGATCTTGACTACTGTGTATcaagatatataattttttgacTGAAACTTTTTATGTGCAGGGAACAGTGTGTGGTATGATCAATGTGTGCTGCCCATTCTCTGAGGCTGTGATGTTTAGTAATTAGTAGTAGCATCTTGCAAAAAAGGTGAAGTGTTTGTAGGGAAAAGAGATGCGTGTGAATCTGAAAGATACTACTAACCCGCTTGGAGAAAAATATTCACTACATCAGATTCTGATTTGTCGTGTAACTAGGAGCCTCACAATTAGGTTCTCATGCATTTCAGCTTTTAGATCATTAATTTTGTTTTGATCATCCTCGTAAGTACATTAGTTCAGTTAAAACCACTGCCCGATCGATATATATTTGAAACTGGAAGGGCCCAAAATATGACAAAAATTCAGATTCAGATGAACAGATTAATTAGTCGGTAGCAACAACAATTTGAACCTGCATCTTTCTACCTCGCATTGAACGTATAGTGGTACTACGACGAGTGTACGGCCGGAGTATATTGAGAAGTATTTTCTTGAGATGAAGACACGAACAGAAATTCAGACTCAGACGatgcccttgtttagttccaaactttttctttaaatttacagttttttcatcacatcaaaactttcctacgcacacaaacttctaacttttccatcatatcatttcaatttcaaccaaacttctaattttagcgcgAATTATACACACCCATCAATGTCGATTTCTCTGAGGGACAGCATCAGCTAGGCATGCAGCAAGCTATAGCTCTCTCATACAGCGACATGCGTTGACGTTAGCAGCTTTGTTGTGAAGCTGTGTATGATCAGCTCAATCGACTCCACCGTGGATGACTCTGAACCTGCCTCTCCTTATCTCTTTCCTGCTCCCTGCCTGTGATGTGCCGACCTAGCTAGTACAGTAGTACTAGCTGTTTGGCTCTTGAGCTGTTTTACAGCTCTCTCCTTTAGTTGTCTTACTAATATAGAGTTAAGGGGGCATGATTaaatttaagcaattgattAAGAGGTAAGTTTTGGCTCCATGTAAATATATAGCTAATTAACGAGGAAACCAGCTAAGCTAATCAAAATACCTTTCTATATCTAATTAATAACACTTTGGATTAGGATCCTCCGACGTAAAGTTAGAGGAACATGATCGCTGACATATGGATCCCACCATCGACGGATCCACATATCAGTGACCATGTCATTTGGAAAGTTTTGTCAGAGGATTTTTCTCCTAACACCTCATATGTTTCATGACTCGGAAGTTCAATGTGTGTATGAACCAAATCTCATACGGTGTGATATGAAAGTTCTATGAGAcaaatttgataaaaataaacGTGTGCTAGAACACACCCACATGTACACGTACGAGTGTGGTGCGTACATCCAACTTGTActcgaaaaaaaaagtctacaTCATTATTTGCATTTTTCACTCTTAAATTATTGAATGAAAGTCTTCTTTTGGAAATGGACAAAGAATGTCAACTTCCTAGAGTAAAAAAGATGGAATTAATTGTATTATAATTCCTATCCTTTCAAATCTAATTTATTTCAAATCTATCAGTATGAAAATTGGTGTCAAGTATAGAAGCAATAGGATTGTCTCTTACCCCCTTCAAGGTAAGATTCATGACAGTCGTCCCTCGTCAgatcaaaataaatcaacagTCCATTAGTCCTCATACAATGTGATCTACCTAAAAAAATCCTTAGTTTG
Above is a window of Oryza sativa Japonica Group chromosome 10, ASM3414082v1 DNA encoding:
- the LOC4349339 gene encoding protein NRT1/ PTR FAMILY 6.3, with translation MAMVLPETAAEGKALTDAWDYKGRPAGRAATGGWGCAAMILGAELFERMTTLGIAVNLVPYMTGTMHLGNAAAANTVTNFIGTSFMLCLLGGFVADTYLGRYLTIAIFEAVQATGVMILTISTAAPGLRPPACGDPKGASAECVAADGTQLGVLYLGLYLTALGTGGLKSSVSGFGSDQFDESDVDGERKKMMRFFNWFYFFVSLGALLAVTVLVYVQDNVGRRWGYGICAAGILAGLAVFLSGTRRYRFKKLVGSPLTQVAAVTAAAWSKRSLPLPSDPDMLYDVDDAAAAGHDVKGKQRMPHSKECRFLDHAAIIDRSAAESPATASKWRLCTRTDVEEVKQVVRMLPIWATTIMFWTIHAQMTTFAVAQAELMDRRLAGGFLIPAGSLTVFLIASILLTVPFYDRLVVPVARRATANPHGLTPLQRVFVGLSLSIAGMAVAAAVERHRATASASAAAAAPTVFLLMPQFLLVGAGEAFTYMGQLDFFLRECPKGMKTMSTGLFLSTCAIGFFFSTLLVTIVHKVTGHGARGGGWLADNLDDGRLDYFYWLLAVISAINLVLFTVAARGYVYKEKRLADAGIELADEETIAVGH